GCTGACCGCCAATTTAATCCGGATCAAGCGGGATGGAGGGGTGCTGGACGCTGACCAGTGGCGTTTTTTGATCGAGGGCTACTGCGACGGCCAAGTCACCGATTACCAGATGTCAGCCCTGGCGATGGCAATCTACTTTCGCGGATTGACCCGACGTGAAACGGCGGAGTTGACCCGCTGCATGGTCGACAGTGGTGAACGCTTGCCTCGCGTGAACGATCGTCCCCGCGTCGATAAACACAGCACCGGAGGACTGGGCGACAAGGTTTCGCTGATCCTGGCTCCGCTGCTGGCGTGTTGCGACGTGGATGTGCCGATGATCAGTGGTCGCGGACTGGGGCGAACCGGCGGGACGCTCGACAAATTGGAAGCCATCGAGGGTTACGAGACTCAACTGACGATCGACCAATCCAGCCGAGTCCTGAAAGACGTGGGATGCTTCATCGTGGGAGCGACCGAGTCCATCGCCCCGGCGGACCGTCGGTTGTATGGGCTGCGCGATGTGACTGGGACGGTCGAATCCGTGGGGCTGATCACGGCCAGCATCCTCAGCAAAAAGCTGGCCGCAAGCTTGGATGCGTTGGTGATGGATGTGAAAGTCGGGTCGGCAGGGTTCATGCCGACAATCGAGCAGGCGTCGGAGTTGGCGGAATGCTTGCAGGAGGTGGGTGCGGAATCTGGGCTGCCCACCCTTCCCCTTTTGTCCGACATGGATCAACCGCTCGGACGCGCCATCGGAAACGCGATCGAGGTCAACGAGTCGCTCGATGTGCTCGGTGGTGGTGGACCGAAAGAGGTGCGAGCGTTGACGTTACGATTGTCAGCGGAACTGTTAGTGGCAACGAAGCAGGCCAGCGATTTGCGAGCGGCTGAGAAATTGCTCGCCAGCAAGCTGGATTCGGGCGACGCGATGCAGCGGTTTGAACAAATGGTGCATGAACAAGGCGGCAAGCTTTCCGGGCATCTGCCGCTGGGGCGGCGAAGCGAACACGTGGCCGAACGATCCGGTTGGGTCGAATCGATCGACTGTCCCGCGATCGGTGACGCGATCATTGCGATGGGAGGAGGCCGACGTCAAACGACCGACTCAGTGGACCCTTCCGTGGGAATCGACCTGCACGTTCGCATCGGCGATCGTGTCGAAGCCGGCCAGCCCTTGTGGACGGTGCATGAAGGTCCGAAGCCCTGCCCGCCCATCACGCCGGTTCAGTTGTCGGAAACAAACGTCCCTGCTCGGCCGTTGATTCTTCCGCTCAGCCGCAATGATTGAATGCGATGGCGATTGTCAGTTGCTGTATCGGGCGGCTTGTTCGAAGTTGCCGGAGTTTTCGTAGAACTGCTGGTAACCACGTCGCACGCGAGGCGATCGGGGTTGCAAGGAGGCGGCCAAGTCCAACCAAGGTTTCGCGTCATCCCATTTGAAACGCAGGTAGGTTTCCGCCAACTGCATGTAAAACTCGGGATCGGGTGGGCGATTGCCTCGCTTTCGTTCGGCTTCCAAGAGCTGGTTCAGTTGACGGCGGGCCTTCAAGTACTTGTTGATCCAGTCGTTGGCCTGAGACACGTTTCCGCGAAGCGTTTCGCCGGTGGCCATCAAGTAGTTCAGCGAGATGTCATCGGGGAATCGACCCAGAATCGGTTTCAGTGTCTCCAAGATTTGATCGCCCTGTCCGTGCAAGGCATGCATGTTGGCCAGCGAGTAACGAATCGCGAAATCGTCTTCAAAGTTTTCGAGCAAACCTTTGAATTGGTCTTCGGCCTCCTCGATGCGTCCTTGTTCTTGCAAGATCAACGCGCGAATGAATTGGGACGCATGCAGTTGTTCTCCATTGATCGAAACGCGATCGCCGGCAGGGACGTGCGGTGAAAGCGTTGCGATCACCGATTCAAAACCAGCCAAGGCGGCGTCAAAGTTTCGCTGAGCGTACTGGTGCTGAGCCAACTCGAAACGGGCGGTCACGTGTTCGGGATTCTTTCGGATCGCGTCTCGGAGACGTTTGTCGGCTTGTTCGACGTCTTCGCGGTTCTGGGCGATCAGCGACGCGATCACATCTGCTGAGGCATCCTGGGGATCCCGTTGTTGCCAAGCCCGCGTGACCTTCGCGGCATCGGCCTCGTTTCCACGTACGATGTATCCCATTGCGATGGCAGCGAAGTCATCCGGTGTGAGGTCAGGGGCGTCATATCGTTGGGCTCGCGAATCCAGATTCCCGCTCTGCCATTTCAGTCGGGACTTCATCGCGGCGGCGACCGCTGGGTCCGCGCCGATGTTCTCGGCGGCAACGATCGCCGCCATCGCTCGGTCGTCGTATCCTTGCTGTGCCAGAATGTTCGCGTTTGCCAAGGTGACGCTGGCGGTCGATGCCCACCAACGTTCAGCGGACTCGAGCGACCTGGTCGCGGCGGCATAGTTGGTGTTGCGAAGATGGGTTTCGTAGCGATGCCAGTGCAATCGAGAAGGCAACATCAACGCGATCAGCAAACCCGCCATGCAGGCGGCGATCGTGAAAAGGATTGGTTTGCGAGACCGTGTCGATGAAGAAGGCGCGACCGATGCAGCGGATGGCGGAGTCGTTGGTCGGCGGCGATTGTGTTTGGAGGAGCTCATTCGTTGGGCTCCTTCGTTGCATCGCCGCGGTTGATCCAGACGACGAGAGGCTGAGTCACATCAAACGCCATCACCGATTGGGGCACCAACAGATCATCGTGACCATCGCCATTCCAGTCGATGACTTCCAACGTTGCAGCTTGGCAGCGATTCATTTCGAGGGTGTGGCGTTGGAACGTGAAGCTTGAATCCTTCGAAGCCTGGCCCCTGTTTTCGAACCACACCAATCCATCAAACGAGTCCGCGGGGTAGCGTGCGATCTCTTGGTTGCCCAGCCACGACGTGGCTGCAATGTCCAGGTCACCGTCATGGTCGAAGTCGCCGGTCGCGGCGTGGTAGCAACCTGGCATGGTTGCCACCTCGTGGCGTGTCAGCGGGAAGGAACCTTTGTTTTCGAGCCACCAAATGCCGTGATAGGGTTTCGCCAACGAATCATCAAACGTGTCGCCGTTGGTTGCCAAAATATCCCAGTCACCGTCTTGATCGAAGTCGACGATTTCCATGCTGCTCGAACCGTAGGCCGGGTTGGGTGCTTGATGCAGCACGATGGTTTCGTAGGTTCCGTCGCCTTTGTTGCGGTGAAACTGGATCGCTTCGTAGTGCTGTGTCAGGAGCGTGAGGAAGTCTTGCTTGCCATCCTGATCGAAGTCCAAGACTTCAATCGTGATGATGCCCGGTCGTTCGTCCAGAGTTCGCCACTCAAACTGCGGAATGCCTGTTTGGGCATCGATGCCTTGGTTCAAACCGAGGTGCAGGCCGCCTTCGAAGTGCAAGCCAAAGTCGCCGACCAAGATGTCTTGGTCCCCATCGTCGTCGTAGTCGATCGGCCGCACATCGGCGACACGCGACATGGCCAGTCGCAACGGGATTCGTTCGTAGTTCAGTTCGGACATGATGCCCGAATGGGAGTTGCCGGCGTCAGCTTGGACCGGTCTCAACCACCACACGTTGCCTTCGTGTTCGGTTTGTGGGTTGTGAGTTCCCAGGTCGGCCACCAGGAAATCTCGTTGCCCATCGCCGTCCAAATCGGATTCCGCCACGTGGGATGCATGAGCAACGGAAGCGAGCTGTTCCACTTTGATTTGCTCGATGCTTGGTTGCTTCGCCACGAATTTCGCGACGGTGCCGGTCCACATGTCGGTGAGTGCCAGCACCGGGTTTTGATCCTGGTCTGGCAACCTCAAGAGGCTAGAAACGGCGCTGATGGCTGGCTTCCCCGGCCACTCGATGACGTGTCGTTCGAAGCGGTTGTCCAGCGTTCGCTTTGGAAGCGGCATGTCCCATTTTTGCGGCGATGAATCACGGTAGTACGCCAAGGTGGCGTCACGATCCGTCGGCACCAAATCGTCACGCAAGGATTCTCGGTACAGTCGAAACCCTTGGTCGACTTCTTCTTCCCAGCGATCCCATTCAAAGATCCCAGGGTCGGGCGACGCGTGGCAGTCACCGCAAAATGCCCGGATCGATTCCGGATCGGTTGGCCGAGCATGGGTGGGGGTGGCGATCAGGCGATCGACGAGCTGTGGCTCAACACTGTCACCGGTGTCGCAACCCGCCAATCCGAAAACCGCGGCGGAGGACAACGCCACGAGGAGATGGGTTGGCAGCAAACGACAGAAAGGATGAGGAACGGGTGGCATGGATTGAGCGAGGTCCGTGAAACGGCTGATTCAAATGGCAACAAAGCAGACCGCTCATCTTAACGTGGCCTGGCAGGCAGTTGATTGAATCCGGTTGGAAGATTGAGCGATCAGCCGATGGGCGATAGCTCACGGTTACCAGAAACGAACCGGATGCCATCGCGTTCCGGCTGACTATATCAACAGTCTGCTCAGGGGAACTGAGAGCCACGGATTTCGATCCGCATTGGGTTTCGCATGACGAACGTCCGGTTGTGCACGGAAACCGCGGTGATCTCGAATCGGCTAAAGTGGGCCTCTCCTTCGTTCCCTTTGAGAAACGCCATGTCACCCAACTTTGTCGGCCTTGGAACCACGCTTGTTGCTGCGAGTCGTCGCGGTGGCCTCGCCTTTCGCTCGCGAATTCGGATGGGGTTGGCGATGGCGGTGACGGGTTGTTTGTTGTTGGGGGCCGCGTCGTCGGTTTCCAACGGTGGCCAACCGATGAATGTGTTGATCATTCAAACTGATGAGCACAACTTTCGAACCTTGGGGTGCTACCGAGAAACGTTGCCGATCGAGGAAGCGGAGATTTGGGGGAACGGTGCTGTCGTGGAAACACCCCACATCGATTCCATCGCGGCCCGCGGCGCCATCTGCACATCCTTTTACGCGACATCCCCCGTGTGCACGCCTTCGCGAGCCGCGTTCTTCACAGGACGGTACCCGCAGAACACCGGCGCCTATCAAAATGACCGGCCCCTTCGCGGCGACATGGTGACGTTTGCCGAAGTTCTTCGGCGTGAGGGTTACGCGACCGGTTACGCGGGCAAGTGGCATTTGGATGGGCCCGGGAAACCGCAGTGGGGACCTGAACGTCAGTTCGGTTTCACTGACAATCGGTTCATGTTCAATCGAGGGCACTGGAAGAAGTTTGATTTCCAAGACGGCCAACCGATCGTGGCAGCGACCAACAAGA
Above is a window of Rhodopirellula islandica DNA encoding:
- a CDS encoding thymidine phosphorylase — protein: MLTANLIRIKRDGGVLDADQWRFLIEGYCDGQVTDYQMSALAMAIYFRGLTRRETAELTRCMVDSGERLPRVNDRPRVDKHSTGGLGDKVSLILAPLLACCDVDVPMISGRGLGRTGGTLDKLEAIEGYETQLTIDQSSRVLKDVGCFIVGATESIAPADRRLYGLRDVTGTVESVGLITASILSKKLAASLDALVMDVKVGSAGFMPTIEQASELAECLQEVGAESGLPTLPLLSDMDQPLGRAIGNAIEVNESLDVLGGGGPKEVRALTLRLSAELLVATKQASDLRAAEKLLASKLDSGDAMQRFEQMVHEQGGKLSGHLPLGRRSEHVAERSGWVESIDCPAIGDAIIAMGGGRRQTTDSVDPSVGIDLHVRIGDRVEAGQPLWTVHEGPKPCPPITPVQLSETNVPARPLILPLSRND
- a CDS encoding tetratricopeptide repeat protein; its protein translation is MSSSKHNRRRPTTPPSAASVAPSSSTRSRKPILFTIAACMAGLLIALMLPSRLHWHRYETHLRNTNYAAATRSLESAERWWASTASVTLANANILAQQGYDDRAMAAIVAAENIGADPAVAAAMKSRLKWQSGNLDSRAQRYDAPDLTPDDFAAIAMGYIVRGNEADAAKVTRAWQQRDPQDASADVIASLIAQNREDVEQADKRLRDAIRKNPEHVTARFELAQHQYAQRNFDAALAGFESVIATLSPHVPAGDRVSINGEQLHASQFIRALILQEQGRIEEAEDQFKGLLENFEDDFAIRYSLANMHALHGQGDQILETLKPILGRFPDDISLNYLMATGETLRGNVSQANDWINKYLKARRQLNQLLEAERKRGNRPPDPEFYMQLAETYLRFKWDDAKPWLDLAASLQPRSPRVRRGYQQFYENSGNFEQAARYSN
- a CDS encoding FG-GAP repeat domain-containing protein translates to MALSSAAVFGLAGCDTGDSVEPQLVDRLIATPTHARPTDPESIRAFCGDCHASPDPGIFEWDRWEEEVDQGFRLYRESLRDDLVPTDRDATLAYYRDSSPQKWDMPLPKRTLDNRFERHVIEWPGKPAISAVSSLLRLPDQDQNPVLALTDMWTGTVAKFVAKQPSIEQIKVEQLASVAHASHVAESDLDGDGQRDFLVADLGTHNPQTEHEGNVWWLRPVQADAGNSHSGIMSELNYERIPLRLAMSRVADVRPIDYDDDGDQDILVGDFGLHFEGGLHLGLNQGIDAQTGIPQFEWRTLDERPGIITIEVLDFDQDGKQDFLTLLTQHYEAIQFHRNKGDGTYETIVLHQAPNPAYGSSSMEIVDFDQDGDWDILATNGDTFDDSLAKPYHGIWWLENKGSFPLTRHEVATMPGCYHAATGDFDHDGDLDIAATSWLGNQEIARYPADSFDGLVWFENRGQASKDSSFTFQRHTLEMNRCQAATLEVIDWNGDGHDDLLVPQSVMAFDVTQPLVVWINRGDATKEPNE